Proteins from a single region of Haloplanus sp. GDY1:
- a CDS encoding secondary thiamine-phosphate synthase enzyme YjbQ has translation MEFTVSTDARLDVVDVTDRVAAAVPADADGTVTVFVEHTTAGVAINEAESRLLEDVETFLSDLVPDEGWEHDRLDGNADAHLRALLLGPSATIPVDGGSLALGRWQSVLFVECDGPRERTVRVV, from the coding sequence ATGGAGTTCACCGTCTCGACCGACGCCCGCCTCGACGTCGTGGACGTGACCGACCGGGTCGCCGCCGCGGTTCCCGCGGACGCCGACGGCACCGTCACCGTCTTCGTCGAGCACACCACCGCGGGCGTCGCGATCAACGAGGCCGAATCCCGGCTGTTGGAGGACGTGGAGACGTTCCTGTCGGACCTGGTTCCGGACGAGGGGTGGGAGCACGACCGACTGGACGGCAACGCCGACGCGCACCTGCGGGCGCTCCTGCTCGGACCGTCGGCGACGATACCGGTCGACGGCGGGTCCCTCGCGCTCGGCCGGTGGCAGTCCGTCCTGTTCGTGGAGTGTGACGGCCCCCGCGAGCGGACGGTTCGGGTCGTCTGA
- a CDS encoding DNA primase large subunit PriL, translating into MRPDPLYARYPFLSAARAAVQEADISPPRLVTEGDPAVDRARERVERALMSGTVASETPERWSDRDELLSYPIARILVSLVDVRAAVEKYANAEATTAFERLRADLAADDEELRSVSTPRADLSTFLDEFDLDDAVRRVGGERGPDDFRVDVDAYLRLADADWGADWRLVNRDLADGTVPVERAELHRLLREAVRRRVAEGLPFEVRGSAGGDALAEALDDDVTALRDRLAERDRLPSVDVVDPERFPPCMQALLDGEGDLPAHSAFAATAFLVSLGLDADDIAARWPVLDDGDLSYRATVLADEGGGGSQYPAPSCATMDAFGDCVNPDERCETIDHPRRYYAAAVADAESADGAD; encoded by the coding sequence ATGCGTCCCGACCCGCTCTACGCCCGGTATCCCTTCCTGAGCGCGGCGCGGGCGGCGGTCCAGGAGGCCGACATCTCCCCGCCGCGGCTGGTCACCGAGGGAGACCCGGCGGTCGACCGCGCCCGCGAACGGGTCGAGCGGGCGCTCATGTCGGGCACCGTCGCCTCGGAGACGCCCGAGCGCTGGAGCGACCGGGACGAACTCCTCTCGTATCCCATCGCCCGGATCCTCGTCTCGCTGGTCGACGTCCGCGCCGCGGTCGAGAAGTACGCGAACGCGGAGGCGACGACGGCGTTCGAGCGCCTGCGGGCCGACCTCGCGGCCGACGACGAGGAGTTGCGGAGCGTCTCGACGCCCCGGGCCGACCTGTCGACGTTCCTCGACGAGTTCGACCTCGACGACGCCGTCCGGCGGGTCGGGGGCGAGCGCGGCCCGGACGACTTCCGCGTCGACGTCGACGCCTACCTCCGACTGGCCGACGCCGACTGGGGGGCGGACTGGCGACTGGTCAACCGCGACCTCGCGGACGGGACGGTGCCGGTCGAGCGCGCGGAACTCCACCGCCTGCTCCGCGAGGCCGTACGGCGGCGGGTGGCTGAGGGGCTCCCCTTCGAGGTGCGGGGGAGCGCCGGGGGCGACGCCCTCGCCGAGGCGCTCGACGACGACGTGACCGCGCTCCGCGACCGCCTCGCCGAGCGCGACCGCCTGCCCTCGGTCGACGTCGTCGACCCGGAGCGGTTCCCGCCGTGCATGCAGGCGCTGCTCGACGGCGAGGGCGACCTGCCGGCCCACTCGGCGTTCGCCGCCACCGCGTTTCTCGTCTCGCTGGGCCTCGACGCCGACGACATCGCGGCACGCTGGCCCGTCCTCGACGACGGCGACCTGTCCTACCGTGCGACGGTCCTCGCGGACGAAGGGGGCGGCGGGAGCCAGTATCCGGCCCCCTCGTGTGCGACGATGGACGCCTTCGGCGACTGCGTGAACCCGGACGAGCGCTGCGAGACCATCGACCACCCGCGACGGTACTACGCGGCGGCGGTGGCCGACGCCGAGTCGGCCGACGGCGCCGACTGA
- a CDS encoding DUF7472 family protein: protein MDLEEGMARKIAISGGAVSVFVALVLGIGTTYNDGGLGSTGGLALVASIAVFILVMAAVGILLAD from the coding sequence ATGGACCTCGAAGAGGGGATGGCTCGGAAAATCGCCATCTCCGGCGGCGCAGTGAGCGTTTTCGTCGCGCTCGTCCTCGGCATCGGCACCACCTACAACGACGGCGGCCTCGGGTCGACCGGCGGACTGGCGCTCGTCGCCAGCATCGCGGTGTTCATCCTCGTGATGGCGGCCGTGGGCATCCTTCTCGCGGACTGA
- a CDS encoding magnesium transporter has translation MTVREVAVEAYREALPALGASLVGGLLAGVVLGGMRADLRAVEGLLVLVPALLATRGNVYGSLGARLATGLHQGLIEPRVRAGDPRLRAAAAAALVNGIFTSLFAATAVFAILSTFGMPVAALGRLLGIALVAGLLSGATLVAVVVTVVFAGYRRGHNPDTLVGPLVTTTGDVFGVLFLLIAVRTVALVLGGA, from the coding sequence ATGACCGTCCGCGAGGTCGCCGTCGAGGCCTACCGCGAGGCGCTTCCGGCGCTCGGCGCCAGCCTCGTCGGCGGCCTCCTCGCCGGGGTCGTCCTCGGCGGGATGCGCGCCGACCTCCGTGCCGTCGAGGGGTTGCTCGTCCTCGTGCCCGCGCTGTTGGCCACCCGCGGCAACGTCTACGGCTCGCTCGGCGCGCGCCTGGCGACCGGCCTCCACCAGGGGCTGATCGAACCCCGTGTTCGCGCCGGCGACCCGCGCCTCCGGGCGGCCGCGGCGGCCGCGCTCGTCAACGGCATCTTCACCTCGCTGTTCGCGGCGACGGCCGTCTTCGCCATCCTCTCGACGTTCGGGATGCCCGTCGCCGCGCTCGGCCGCCTCCTCGGCATCGCCCTCGTGGCCGGCCTGCTCTCGGGCGCCACGCTCGTCGCCGTCGTCGTCACCGTCGTCTTCGCCGGCTACCGCCGGGGCCACAACCCCGACACCCTCGTCGGGCCCCTCGTCACGACCACCGGCGACGTGTTCGGCGTCCTCTTTCTCCTGATCGCGGTGCGAACCGTCGCGCTCGTCCTCGGGGGTGCCTGA
- a CDS encoding methyl-accepting chemotaxis protein, translating into MSDAADIEADLEQDVHEDIAQEIDRQAGYGHEAASEIQTSLAELQGSSEEIADRTRTITDHTAEQYERMTEVASEISNLSAAVEEVASSAEQVATASEQAADLTGEGHEAVQRVAAAMEQIQESTEHVVEDVRAVEDAVAEIDEVVDIINDIADQTNLLALNANIEAARAGEAGEGFAVVADEVKTLAEESQEHAADIERRVDGIQDSTATAAESLDETRDAVGEGVEAADDALDILDDIDSSVSEVSDGIDEVAEATDEQAAGHEEIASMTENVTDDAERVVDEGEEIAAAVDDQTERIEDIDRAVEDLVAEL; encoded by the coding sequence ATGTCTGACGCCGCGGACATCGAGGCCGACCTCGAGCAGGACGTCCACGAGGACATCGCACAGGAGATCGACCGGCAGGCCGGCTACGGCCACGAGGCGGCCAGCGAGATCCAGACCTCGCTCGCTGAACTCCAGGGGAGTTCCGAGGAGATCGCCGACCGGACCCGGACGATCACCGACCACACCGCCGAACAGTACGAGCGCATGACGGAGGTGGCAAGCGAGATATCGAACCTGAGCGCCGCCGTCGAGGAGGTCGCGTCGTCGGCCGAGCAGGTGGCGACGGCGAGCGAACAGGCCGCCGACCTCACCGGCGAGGGTCACGAGGCGGTCCAGCGCGTCGCCGCCGCCATGGAGCAGATCCAGGAGTCGACGGAGCACGTCGTCGAGGACGTCCGCGCCGTCGAGGACGCGGTCGCCGAGATCGACGAGGTCGTCGACATCATCAACGACATCGCGGACCAGACCAACCTGCTGGCGCTGAACGCCAACATCGAGGCGGCGCGGGCGGGCGAGGCCGGCGAGGGCTTCGCCGTCGTCGCCGACGAGGTCAAGACGCTCGCCGAGGAGTCACAGGAGCACGCCGCCGACATCGAACGCCGGGTCGACGGCATCCAGGACTCCACCGCGACCGCCGCCGAGAGCCTCGACGAGACGCGAGACGCGGTCGGGGAGGGGGTCGAGGCGGCCGACGACGCCCTCGACATCCTCGACGACATCGACTCCTCGGTCTCCGAGGTGAGCGACGGCATCGACGAGGTGGCCGAGGCGACGGACGAACAGGCCGCCGGCCACGAGGAGATCGCCAGCATGACCGAGAACGTCACCGACGACGCCGAACGCGTCGTCGACGAGGGCGAGGAGATCGCCGCGGCGGTCGACGACCAGACCGAGCGGATCGAGGACATCGACCGCGCGGTCGAGGATCTGGTCGCCGAGCTATAG
- a CDS encoding gamma carbonic anhydrase family protein encodes MADSREYEFEGHRPDIDPDARVSHEATLVGDVRVGADASVWPGVVLRGDVGPVEVGRESHVGDNAVLHASTVGDRVMVGHGAILNESVVGDGVLVGFNTTVNAEVTVGDRCIVASGTVVPEGYDIPSESFVRGVPATATPLSETTIDADSIFEEYSTGEYTGLAARHTDLF; translated from the coding sequence ATGGCCGACAGCCGCGAGTACGAGTTCGAGGGGCACCGACCCGACATCGACCCGGACGCCCGCGTCAGTCACGAGGCGACGCTCGTGGGCGACGTGCGCGTCGGCGCCGACGCGAGCGTCTGGCCCGGGGTGGTCCTCCGGGGCGACGTGGGGCCGGTCGAGGTCGGGCGGGAGTCACACGTCGGCGACAACGCCGTCCTGCACGCCTCGACGGTCGGCGACCGGGTGATGGTCGGCCACGGCGCCATCCTCAACGAGTCGGTCGTCGGCGACGGCGTCCTCGTCGGGTTCAACACGACGGTCAACGCCGAGGTGACCGTCGGGGACCGCTGTATCGTCGCCTCCGGGACGGTCGTTCCCGAGGGGTACGACATCCCGTCGGAGTCGTTCGTCCGGGGCGTGCCCGCGACGGCGACGCCGCTCTCCGAGACGACCATCGACGCCGACTCCATCTTCGAGGAGTACAGCACCGGGGAGTACACCGGACTCGCCGCGCGCCACACCGATCTCTTTTAG
- the hjc gene encoding Holliday junction resolvase Hjc, protein MSANRKGDRRERELVNELDAAGFAVMRAPASGSATERDLPDVLAGDGERFYAIEAKSSGGDPIYLSGEEVESLIYFARNFGANARIAVRFDREDWYFFHPGDLYVTDGGNYRVKKGTALAEGTDFDELVGHSTQARLDDP, encoded by the coding sequence ATGTCCGCGAACCGCAAGGGTGACCGCCGGGAGCGCGAACTCGTCAACGAACTCGACGCGGCGGGCTTCGCGGTGATGCGTGCCCCCGCGAGCGGCAGCGCGACCGAGCGCGACCTGCCCGACGTGCTGGCCGGGGACGGCGAGCGCTTCTACGCCATCGAAGCGAAATCCAGCGGCGGCGATCCAATCTACCTCTCCGGCGAGGAGGTCGAATCCCTCATCTACTTCGCCCGCAACTTCGGCGCCAACGCACGGATCGCCGTCAGGTTCGACCGCGAGGACTGGTACTTCTTCCATCCCGGCGACCTCTACGTCACCGACGGCGGCAACTACCGGGTCAAAAAGGGGACGGCGCTGGCCGAGGGGACGGACTTCGACGAACTCGTCGGCCACTCGACGCAGGCGCGCCTCGACGACCCCTAG
- a CDS encoding DUF7474 family protein, protein MPTFDYPCPDCRTTNSLHDADCRFEGTPWADVEAAYVDVVAVLSGGVTDADALPEAVEEWDPLRQAAVQRLRRDGRVDDANDRLRLLPAEEYREAVSVPTRDPIKTVYERGSVPGCHDNAVFAMIAWYEMVGLSWEETKANVVEWLRDSGAWDRGGFEEASPEALVEKKRHVYEAGYGWKEKATAAKRVIERSL, encoded by the coding sequence GTGCCGACGTTCGACTACCCCTGCCCCGACTGCCGGACGACCAACAGCCTGCACGACGCCGACTGCCGGTTCGAGGGGACGCCGTGGGCCGACGTCGAGGCCGCCTACGTCGACGTGGTGGCCGTCCTCTCGGGCGGGGTCACCGACGCCGACGCCCTCCCCGAGGCGGTCGAGGAGTGGGACCCCCTGCGGCAGGCCGCCGTCCAGCGCCTCCGTCGCGACGGCCGCGTCGACGACGCCAACGACCGCCTCCGCCTCCTGCCCGCCGAGGAGTACCGCGAGGCGGTGTCGGTGCCCACCCGCGACCCGATCAAGACCGTCTACGAACGCGGGAGCGTCCCCGGCTGTCACGACAACGCCGTCTTCGCCATGATCGCGTGGTACGAGATGGTGGGGCTCTCCTGGGAGGAGACGAAGGCCAACGTCGTGGAGTGGCTGCGCGACAGCGGCGCGTGGGACCGCGGCGGATTCGAGGAGGCGAGCCCCGAGGCACTGGTCGAGAAGAAGCGACACGTCTACGAGGCGGGCTACGGCTGGAAGGAGAAGGCCACGGCCGCGAAGCGCGTCATCGAGCGGAGCCTGTAG
- a CDS encoding RNA-binding domain-containing protein yields MIHRIDVRVVAPVRDTEVTDRVADAVRNLFPNADIESEPGRLVAEAHSMERFSERLHEQEILDTARKQFFARADADGFAFALKKQAAFEGVVNFAVGNPAELGDIEVEVTVHDPDVEAFVDHVAPPTEDGNPVRPE; encoded by the coding sequence ATGATCCACCGGATCGACGTGCGGGTGGTCGCGCCCGTCCGCGACACCGAGGTGACGGACCGGGTCGCCGACGCGGTGCGGAACCTGTTCCCGAACGCCGACATCGAGTCGGAACCGGGGCGACTGGTCGCCGAGGCCCACTCGATGGAGCGGTTCTCGGAGCGACTCCACGAACAGGAGATCCTCGACACCGCCCGCAAGCAGTTCTTCGCCCGGGCGGACGCCGACGGCTTCGCGTTCGCGCTGAAGAAGCAGGCGGCGTTCGAGGGCGTCGTCAACTTCGCCGTCGGCAACCCGGCCGAACTCGGCGACATCGAGGTGGAGGTGACGGTCCACGACCCCGACGTGGAGGCGTTCGTCGACCACGTCGCGCCGCCGACCGAGGACGGAAACCCCGTTCGGCCCGAGTGA
- a CDS encoding AAA family ATPase — MKVLGTVGLPGSGKGEAAAVAREAGVPVVTMGDVIRRACRDRGVDPAEHHGAVAQALREEEGEAAIAERSLPLIEDALDGAETVLIDGLRSPVEAERFEEAFGDDFLLVSIEAPFETRAARLADRGRDDTDLDRESLRERERRELGFGMGEVMDRADVTVENTGSLAAFRERIRDLLAVEAEP; from the coding sequence ATGAAGGTACTCGGCACCGTGGGGCTTCCCGGCAGTGGCAAGGGCGAGGCCGCCGCGGTCGCGCGCGAGGCGGGCGTGCCGGTCGTCACGATGGGCGACGTGATCCGGCGGGCGTGTCGCGACCGGGGGGTCGACCCGGCCGAACACCACGGCGCGGTGGCACAGGCGCTCCGCGAGGAGGAGGGCGAGGCGGCCATCGCCGAGCGATCGCTCCCGCTGATCGAGGACGCCCTCGACGGCGCGGAGACGGTGCTGATCGACGGCCTGCGCTCGCCGGTCGAGGCCGAGCGCTTCGAGGAGGCGTTCGGCGACGACTTCCTCCTCGTGAGCATCGAGGCACCGTTCGAGACCCGGGCGGCCCGGCTGGCCGACCGGGGGCGCGACGACACCGACCTGGACCGCGAGTCGCTCCGCGAACGCGAGCGGCGGGAACTCGGCTTCGGCATGGGCGAGGTGATGGACCGGGCGGACGTGACCGTCGAGAACACGGGATCGCTGGCGGCGTTCCGGGAGCGGATCCGCGACCTGCTGGCCGTGGAGGCCGAGCCATGA
- a CDS encoding signal recognition particle protein Srp54, with protein MVLDNLGSSLRGTLSKLQGKSRLDEDDVQEVVKEIQRSLLQADVDVDLVMDLSESIETRALEEEPPGGTSARDHVLKIVYEELVDLIGESTELPLEPQTILLAGLQGSGKTTSAAKMAWWFSKKGLRPAVIQTDTFRPGAYDQAEQMADRAEVEFYGDPESDDPVEIAREGLDATADADVHIVDTAGRHALEDDLIDEIEEIESAVDPDRSLLVLDAAIGQGAKEQARQFDDSVGIDGVVITKLDGTAKGGGALTAVNETDSSIAFLGTGETVQDIERFEPDGFISRLLGMGDLKQLSERVERAMAETGEEDDDWDPQDIMEGSFTLKDMQKQMEAMNNMGPLDQVMDMIPGMGGGLMDQLPDDAMDVTQERMRTFDVAMDSMTDEELENPRVIGQERVERISRGAGVPEESIRELLEQHRMMERTIKQFQGMGDGDMQRMMKKLQQGDGGGGGMGGMGGMGPFG; from the coding sequence ATGGTACTCGACAATCTCGGGAGTTCCCTCCGCGGCACCCTCTCGAAACTCCAGGGGAAGTCCCGCCTCGACGAGGACGACGTCCAAGAGGTCGTCAAGGAGATCCAGCGCTCCTTGCTCCAGGCCGACGTGGACGTCGACCTCGTGATGGACCTCTCGGAGTCGATCGAGACGCGTGCGCTGGAGGAGGAGCCGCCCGGGGGAACCTCCGCCCGGGATCACGTCCTGAAGATCGTCTACGAGGAACTGGTCGACCTGATCGGCGAGTCCACGGAGCTGCCGCTGGAGCCGCAGACGATCCTGCTGGCCGGCCTCCAGGGCTCGGGCAAGACCACCTCCGCCGCGAAGATGGCGTGGTGGTTCTCGAAGAAGGGGCTCCGCCCGGCGGTCATCCAGACCGACACGTTCCGCCCCGGCGCGTACGATCAGGCCGAGCAGATGGCGGATCGCGCCGAGGTGGAGTTCTACGGCGACCCCGAGTCGGACGATCCGGTCGAAATCGCTCGCGAGGGGCTGGACGCGACCGCCGACGCCGACGTCCACATCGTCGACACGGCGGGTCGGCACGCCCTCGAGGACGACCTGATCGACGAGATCGAGGAGATCGAGTCGGCGGTCGACCCCGACCGGTCGCTGCTCGTCCTCGACGCGGCCATCGGACAGGGGGCGAAAGAGCAGGCCCGGCAGTTCGACGACTCCGTCGGCATCGACGGCGTGGTCATCACGAAACTCGACGGGACGGCGAAGGGCGGTGGGGCGCTCACCGCGGTCAACGAGACGGACTCCTCGATCGCCTTCCTCGGCACCGGCGAGACGGTGCAGGACATCGAGCGCTTCGAGCCCGACGGCTTCATCTCCCGGCTGCTGGGGATGGGCGACCTCAAACAGCTCTCGGAGCGCGTCGAGCGGGCGATGGCCGAGACGGGCGAGGAGGACGACGACTGGGACCCGCAGGACATCATGGAGGGTTCCTTCACGCTGAAGGACATGCAAAAGCAGATGGAGGCGATGAACAACATGGGTCCGCTGGATCAGGTGATGGACATGATCCCCGGTATGGGTGGCGGGCTGATGGACCAGTTGCCCGACGACGCCATGGACGTGACCCAGGAGCGGATGCGGACCTTCGACGTGGCGATGGACTCCATGACCGACGAGGAACTGGAGAACCCCCGCGTCATCGGTCAGGAGCGCGTCGAGCGCATCTCCCGCGGTGCCGGCGTCCCCGAGGAGTCGATCCGCGAACTGCTGGAACAGCACAGGATGATGGAGCGCACCATCAAGCAGTTCCAGGGGATGGGCGACGGCGACATGCAGCGCATGATGAAGAAACTCCAGCAGGGCGACGGCGGCGGTGGCGGCATGGGCGGTATGGGCGGCATGGGTCCGTTCGGCTGA
- a CDS encoding DUF5518 domain-containing protein: MVSDSTLHALLGAVVTIVLSFVPFSPALGGGVAAYLNEANSSEGLRIGALSGAFATVPLVLFGLVAVFFLGFFAIGMNGGAMGIGGLLVVLVVGLIAAVYTVGLSALGGYLGAYLVGEV, encoded by the coding sequence ATGGTCTCCGACTCGACCCTCCACGCGCTGCTCGGTGCCGTCGTCACCATCGTGTTGTCGTTCGTCCCCTTCTCGCCCGCCCTCGGCGGAGGGGTCGCCGCCTACCTGAACGAGGCCAACAGCTCCGAGGGACTCCGGATCGGCGCCCTCTCCGGGGCCTTCGCGACGGTGCCGCTCGTCCTCTTCGGCCTCGTCGCCGTCTTCTTTCTCGGATTCTTCGCCATCGGCATGAACGGCGGGGCGATGGGCATCGGCGGACTCCTCGTCGTCCTCGTCGTCGGCCTGATCGCCGCCGTCTACACCGTCGGCCTGAGCGCCCTGGGCGGATATCTGGGGGCGTATCTGGTCGGCGAGGTGTAG
- a CDS encoding DUF192 domain-containing protein, whose amino-acid sequence MSRRATLLAVGLLALVTVAGCAGAGGGPDPTATDTTTATDERASTPVSTPGSSYETTTVYLVDENGTRLAAVDVWVADTFPKRYVGLSDTTALEPGQGMLFVHDDEARHAYVMRDMDFPLDMVFVAANGTVTTIHHAPLESDGDLTEYAGRSKYVLEVPMGYTNRTGVDVGDRLRIEDR is encoded by the coding sequence ATGTCCCGCCGTGCGACGCTGCTCGCCGTCGGCCTCCTCGCCCTCGTCACCGTCGCTGGCTGTGCGGGAGCGGGGGGTGGCCCGGACCCGACGGCCACGGACACGACCACCGCGACCGACGAGCGCGCGTCGACGCCGGTGTCGACGCCCGGGAGTAGCTACGAGACGACGACGGTCTACCTCGTCGACGAGAACGGCACGCGGCTGGCGGCGGTGGACGTCTGGGTGGCCGACACGTTTCCCAAACGCTACGTCGGACTGAGCGACACCACGGCGCTCGAACCCGGTCAGGGGATGCTGTTCGTCCACGACGACGAGGCGCGCCACGCCTACGTGATGCGGGACATGGACTTCCCGCTCGATATGGTGTTCGTGGCGGCGAACGGCACCGTCACGACGATCCATCACGCGCCGCTGGAGTCCGACGGCGACCTGACGGAGTACGCCGGGCGGTCGAAGTACGTCCTGGAGGTACCGATGGGTTACACGAACCGAACGGGCGTCGACGTGGGCGACCGACTGCGGATCGAGGATCGATGA
- a CDS encoding YccF domain-containing protein, giving the protein MTQRSLLTRALWFVVVGWWATPAVVNVAWLLCGTVVGAPIGVKLINLVPTVLTLKEPRSLGDPSAARGQRSLAVRALYFVFVGWWFGWLWANVASFLAVTIVGLPLAIPMFDRLPLVTSLYRFDG; this is encoded by the coding sequence ATGACCCAACGCTCCCTCCTCACCCGCGCGCTGTGGTTCGTCGTCGTCGGCTGGTGGGCCACGCCCGCCGTCGTCAACGTCGCCTGGCTGCTCTGTGGCACCGTCGTCGGTGCTCCCATCGGCGTCAAACTGATCAACCTCGTTCCGACGGTGCTGACCCTGAAGGAGCCGCGGTCGCTCGGCGACCCCTCGGCCGCCCGGGGCCAGCGCTCCCTCGCCGTTCGCGCCCTCTATTTCGTCTTCGTGGGCTGGTGGTTCGGCTGGCTCTGGGCGAACGTCGCGAGCTTCCTCGCGGTCACCATCGTCGGTCTGCCGCTCGCGATTCCGATGTTCGACCGCCTACCGCTCGTGACGTCGCTGTACCGGTTCGACGGGTGA
- a CDS encoding magnesium transporter, with product MATDWTVRAITRAMLPVLLLLTLVELGSGLVLGSFEDTLLRHPSLLVLVPVTIGTAGNLGSVLAARLSTAFHLGTLSFSPADETLAGNAVATVALAASIFPLVGLGAWGLSALTGSTDLSPWTVLAVSMASGLSLALLAVVVTVVATYAAYRLELDPDDVVIPVVTNTCDVLGVVLLYLSVLLFVPP from the coding sequence GTGGCGACCGACTGGACCGTCCGCGCCATCACGCGGGCGATGCTCCCCGTGCTCCTCCTCCTGACCCTCGTCGAACTCGGCAGCGGGCTCGTGCTGGGGAGCTTCGAGGACACCCTGCTCCGCCACCCCTCGCTGCTCGTCCTCGTCCCCGTCACCATCGGCACCGCTGGGAACCTGGGGAGCGTCCTCGCGGCCCGCCTCTCGACTGCCTTCCACCTCGGGACGCTCTCCTTCTCGCCGGCCGACGAGACGCTCGCGGGCAACGCCGTCGCCACCGTCGCGCTCGCCGCCTCCATCTTCCCGCTCGTCGGCCTCGGTGCGTGGGGGCTGAGCGCGCTCACCGGATCGACCGACCTCTCGCCGTGGACCGTCCTCGCCGTCTCGATGGCCAGCGGCCTCTCGCTCGCGCTGCTCGCCGTCGTCGTCACCGTCGTCGCCACCTACGCCGCGTACCGCCTCGAACTCGACCCCGACGACGTGGTGATCCCCGTCGTCACCAACACCTGCGACGTCCTCGGCGTGGTGCTTCTCTACCTCTCGGTTCTGCTGTTCGTCCCACCCTGA
- a CDS encoding DUF7538 family protein, with protein sequence MTGVDALADREGWHAEGFAARVHYHGEGERYAVEYYAPSDCVLYWKVKGDGETAVPVGRETVPDPLRERVRVDLDAAGIDPTVEARSL encoded by the coding sequence ATGACCGGAGTCGACGCGCTCGCCGACCGCGAGGGGTGGCACGCCGAGGGGTTCGCGGCCCGGGTCCACTACCACGGCGAAGGGGAGCGATACGCCGTCGAGTACTACGCCCCGAGCGACTGCGTCCTCTACTGGAAGGTGAAAGGCGACGGGGAGACGGCGGTGCCGGTCGGGCGGGAGACGGTGCCCGACCCGCTCCGCGAGCGGGTCCGGGTCGACCTCGACGCCGCGGGGATCGATCCGACGGTCGAGGCGCGGTCGCTATAG
- a CDS encoding SWIM zinc finger family protein: protein MTHPAHTPASLPATRSKTTLPAAGTAGRSRRARVEPMAVRPLRDGRYAVETEGGTYVVDLDANACTCPDHQLRRARCKHLRRVALEVTARLVPPPGKRTAVCAVCGGRTFVPTTVEGPALCSRHAVRPGEVVADRETGDRLLVVAEAGARADRVATDEGRLVADYPSNADYGAHEPVVRAVYVDSLRRDGEVRTYAFPASRLRRLRDATPADAADVGPSSTDAGPSATTA from the coding sequence ATGACGCACCCAGCACACACACCCGCGTCACTGCCAGCCACCCGCTCGAAGACCACGCTCCCCGCCGCCGGCACGGCCGGTCGGTCGCGGCGCGCCCGCGTCGAACCCATGGCCGTCAGGCCGCTCCGCGACGGCCGGTACGCCGTCGAGACCGAGGGCGGGACGTACGTCGTCGACCTCGACGCCAACGCCTGCACCTGCCCGGACCACCAGCTCCGGCGGGCGCGCTGCAAACACCTCCGTCGGGTCGCCCTCGAAGTGACCGCGCGACTCGTCCCGCCGCCGGGGAAGCGAACCGCCGTCTGTGCGGTCTGTGGCGGGCGGACGTTCGTCCCCACGACCGTCGAGGGGCCGGCGCTCTGTTCGCGACACGCCGTCCGGCCGGGCGAGGTGGTCGCGGACCGCGAGACTGGCGACCGACTGCTCGTCGTCGCCGAGGCGGGCGCGCGGGCCGACCGCGTCGCGACCGACGAGGGCCGACTCGTCGCCGACTACCCATCCAACGCCGACTACGGCGCGCACGAACCGGTCGTTCGGGCCGTCTACGTCGATTCCCTCCGCCGCGACGGCGAGGTGCGGACCTACGCCTTCCCGGCCTCGCGGCTTCGCCGACTGCGGGACGCGACGCCCGCCGACGCGGCCGACGTGGGGCCGTCGTCGACGGACGCCGGCCCTTCGGCGACGACCGCCTAG
- a CDS encoding type II toxin-antitoxin system RelE family toxin — protein MSYEVLLAAEAREYVAALDEKSTRIVTDNLRKLADDPYPRPDSGSGDKEKLVVEGEELYRLHIGRTHTASYDVLEGNEEVRVIEIVDIDEAHKRYGFD, from the coding sequence ATGAGTTATGAGGTTCTCCTCGCGGCGGAGGCCCGTGAGTACGTCGCCGCGCTAGACGAGAAGAGCACACGCATCGTGACGGACAACCTCCGGAAATTAGCGGACGATCCGTATCCGAGACCGGATTCGGGATCCGGTGACAAGGAGAAGCTGGTGGTCGAGGGCGAGGAGCTGTATCGGCTGCATATCGGGCGAACTCACACCGCGTCCTACGACGTACTCGAAGGGAACGAGGAAGTCCGCGTGATCGAGATCGTGGACATCGACGAGGCGCACAAGCGCTATGGGTTCGATTGA